CCAAACCCCATCCTGTATTTTTTCGTACACTTTTATTTTGTGAGGTTCTTTTATCGTTCCAAGTTTATATGCATGAGCAACAGTAAAGAACTTTCCGTTTTCTGTTAATGAACCTTTTGGAGTAAACATTGGCTGGTCAACTGATTTAGGTTTTTCGGTGTGATTCTTTTGCGCATCGTGACCTTCGTAAATAATTGTATTTGTTGCTTTATCAATTTCGTCAGCATAGGGAGCATTTCTTCTCACAGACATAAAGAACACAGAATATTTTGGATTTACATTGAAATTCATTCCACGTTGAATATTTTGTCCTTCCGTTGCCACAATCTCACTATAAGAAATTATATCGTCAACTTTAAAATTCGTTTTCATAAAATCATAAAAAGTTAAAATAAAAATTTATTCTCCACAATCCTCCTCGCCATCACTTCTCCATTCTTCACACAATCTCCCACCGAAATTCCTCCGCGAAAATTTGCGCAGAGAAATGCTCCGCGAAAATTTTGTTCAAACTTATCCATTGCTTGTTCCGTTTTGTAATAACCAAGTTCGTATTGCGGAATTGCTTTTTGCCAGCGATTGATTTTTATGAAATGCGGTTTGCCTTCTACGCGCATAATGGAATTGAGTTCGTTCAACACAACAGTTTGTAATTCGTTATCGTCAAGTTCACACATTCTTGGTTGACGCGAACCGCCGACAAATGTTGTGAGCGCTTGGTAACCATTCGGTGCGCGATTGGGAAATAATGCCGATGACCAAATAGTTCCAAGTATTTTTCGTTTTTCTTTTTCAGGAATTAAAAATCCGAATCCATCGAGTTCACGTTTAATTTGTGAGTTCTTGAATCCGAAAAATACTTCTGCAACGGGAGGATAATAAATTGACGAAAGCGTTTTCGACATTTCCGGGTCAATCTGTCGAACGATTTCAGCAAGATGATACGCTG
This genomic stretch from Ignavibacteria bacterium harbors:
- a CDS encoding HNH endonuclease gives rise to the protein MKTNFKVDDIISYSEIVATEGQNIQRGMNFNVNPKYSVFFMSVRRNAPYADEIDKATNTIIYEGHDAQKNHTEKPKSVDQPMFTPKGSLTENGKFFTVAHAYKLGTIKEPHKIKVYEKIQDGVWCYKGFFNLVDAKVINDGTRNLFKFYLLPIEVKSFRYNEIIPFSRLIPTEVKIEVWNRDNGRCVKCGVTENLHYDHDLPFSKGGTSYSSKNVRILCIKCNLQKSDKIMALIPFFIS
- the hemG gene encoding protoporphyrinogen oxidase; translation: AYHLAEIVRQIDPEMSKTLSSIYYPPVAEVFFGFKNSQIKRELDGFGFLIPEKEKRKILGTIWSSALFPNRAPNGYQALTTFVGGSRQPRMCELDDNELQTVVLNELNSIMRVEGKPHFIKINRWQKAIPQYELGYYKTEQAMDKFEQNFRGAFLCANFRGGISVGDCVKNGEVMARRIVENKFLF